The window TAAGTGCAAGGAGAATCCATCATGCTCCTGCGAACCAGGGGTGCCCGAGACAATTGCCCACCTGCTCCTTGAATGTCCCCAGTATGGAGTGCAGAGGTTTGAcctggaaaataaaatagacatTAAACTAACTAAAGACAATATAAGAGACATAATGATGGGAAAAATAGAGaaagatttataaaatattgtatagaaGTAGCAAGCAAAaccattgttaaaaataaaatagataagaaaaagtatgtttaaatgatatactgagtatattagtaataagcatgcaaaatatatagagtataaataaaatagtactaaATGTAAGAGTAAGTAAGAAAATTGTAAGCAAGTAAAATAAGTACCAAACAAAAATGTGTCCGAAAAAGTGTTTACAAATGTTGACACCCTAAAACTGTATTACATTATAGATATAAGATAGTTAAGTTAAAATTGTAAGAATGTAGAATTGTtggaaattataaataaagaacacccGGGGACCCTCTCCCCTCCTTTTGTTGAAAGAGCAAGAAAATAGTAAAGCATGGTAACAGAGGACAGCTAGAGAGATAcgatagtatgtaaaagaggaaGGAAAGGAATGTAAgatgaaatataacaataagttaagtaaaaattagatagatagaatagcTAATAATGATAGTAAGAATGAggaagaaagatagaaagaaaaggAATGCAGCATGAAAGTGCGAGAAGGATAAGTGATAGAACTGGAGTGAAACGGCATTGTAAACATAGGCTCCGATCATGTTGGAGGTAGtcaggtataaaaaaaaaaaaaaaaaaaaaaaaaaaaaaaaaaaaaaaaaaaaaacccaacctaacctaacctaacctaacctaacctaacctaacctttttttttttttttttttttttttttttttttttttttttttttttttaacggagTGGAAACTCATTACGAGTACCACCAGGCCCAGGGAGGCTCCGGTGGTTATGTGGGGCTCTCTCCCCGTCCTCTTCCCTATGGGAAGGGGAGGGGGGAGCATACCCACTAAAACCACTCCGACGTTGCCTTCTTGCCGAGGTTTGTAGGCGCCGCGGGGTCCCGAAGATTCGACCGCGACGCCTCTCAGCGGCCTTGGCCTATGCCAGGGCTACCCGCGCCAAGGGGGGTGAAGCCGCAACGTTTCGACTCCTCCCCCAGACTCGTAGGACCGTGCAATGCGGGCAGGGGATCCCGTCCCCCACCCGCTGGTCCTACTGGGGGATTTGGCGGGCGGCAAATCGCCTACGCCTTATCCCCCTCCGTCTACGCCGGAACAGGGGAGCGCCCGGATCTTCTTCGCGCTCCCGTTCCGCCTCCTCCTTTCGTGACATAACCTCTTCACAGAATTCTGTCACCGCATTCCATGACTCCTCACTCTCTAACATCTTGGACACTATGTTTGAGAGCGACAAGTCATCTGTCCTTAAAGCCGCAGCCAACACCAGACGTTCCGTGTCCCAGCTGCTGCACGCTTCCAATGTGTGCTGGCCGTGTCATCAGGATCTCCACAGTGGTGGCACAGCGGGTCATGTTCCCGGCCAATACGACTGAGGTAGTGGCCGAAACACCCGTGCCCCGTCATGATCTGCACCATTCGGTAACTCAGTGTACCAATTTCTCGGTCTAACCACTGGTCAAACGACGGGAGGAGTGCCGCTATAGTTCTGGTTCCATAGCGACAGTCCTCCAGGTCACTCTTCCAGCGGTCCCGCATGCGCTCCTGGACTATTCGTCGAGCATGGGCTATCTCTCTGGGGGCCAGCCTTTCCCCCCGGGCATGCGCCTCTCGTCGGGACCAATAAGTTTCCGACATTACTTCAGCGTCAATCTCCCATGGCGGTGTCCCAGCTAGGGCACAAGCCGCCATGTGCGCCACCGTAATATACCCTCTTATTATACGTATAGCGCATACCCTCTGTGGCCGTCGGAGCAGGGCTTTGTTCCGCTCCGACAGCCGGTTCGCCCAGATTGGCGCTCCGTAAAGCGCCATACTGCGAACAACACCAGCAAACAGTTTTCTACAGGTCTGTTTGGGACCTTCCACATTCGGTAGCAGCCTACCCAGTGCTGAAGCAGCATTCACTAAACGAGGAGCGAGTCTCGTAAAGTGTTCATTAAAATCCCACTTTCTGTCCAAGACAAGGCCAAGGTATTTTATGTTAGCCTTGACTTGGACAGGTTCCCCTCCAATTTGTATTGTGGTGTTGGCTGGCACACGCCAGCCAGGCCCACCGAAGACTATCGCATCCGTTTTCACTACGGCCACTTGGAGACCTAATGCTCGAATCCGGTCCACAACCAGCTCAGTCGCAACTGTGGCTCTTCGGAGAGTCTCCCGTAACTCTCCCCCCGCACAGCCACCATCGTATCATCGGCATAGCAGATGGTAGTCATGCGGGGAAGCTGAACCCCTCCTATGGCCCAGTCAAAGCCCAGGTTCCACAAGAGGGGCCCAAGTACCGACCCTTGCGGGACACCACAGGCTATAGGTCTAGCCGTTCTACAGCCGTCTCGATCGTAGAGCACTACCCGCTCCTCCAGGTAGTGCCCCACAATTTTTTGAAGATAGTTGCGGTATGCCGTGGCGCCGCAACGATTCTTTGATAACTTCAAAGGGGAGGGTTCCGAATGCGTTAGCAATGTCCAGAGACACTGCAATAACTCCCTCCCCCTGCTGGCCGCAAAATCTGAAAAGTCTTTCAGCGCCTTTACAGCATCTAGGGTGCCACGGCCCGCCCTAAACCCATACTGACAGTCAGCTACATTCGGCCAACTTCCACCAAATGCTGGATGATCCGGGAAGATATGATCCGCTCTAACATCTTCCCGGATACATCCAGCAACACCAATGGCCGGTGACCAGACGGCGAGTCCATCGGCGACCCTCTTTCCTCAGCAGGCACAGGCGTCCCTCCTTCCATACCCTGGGAAAGCACCCTTTCTCCAAGCATTCATTGAGGAGATTTTTGAAGCGCTCACCCAGGTGTTCCAGGGCTAGCGGGATGACCCGTGCTGGCACGCCATCAGGCCCCGGCGCCTTCTTGTTGCGCTTCAGTCGGTCCACAAGCCCATCATTTCATCCTCCGTAATACCGGGGTAGGCTGGTTTTCATCTTGCTCCTCCGAGGGGGGAGCCGACATCCTCGGGGGAGCAAAATCCGGCGCCGGTGGGAAGAGGGTTTCCACGACCCTGTCTAGGAGTTCGGGCTCTAGGGTCTCTGTGGTGGGAGCACGTTTAATTTTGTTGCGGACCATTTTATACGGCCGCCCCCACGGATTCCTATTTAAGGAGTCGACAAACTCCTCAAAGGCACTATCTTTGGCTTTTGTTATGGCCAATTGTAGTGCCTCTTTGGCCGTCTTTAGCTCCCTGTGTAGGAACTCTTCTTCTTCTGCAGTGTGCGACCTCCGGCGTCTACAGCGCGTGTATGCACGGCGTGCGTTGTTGCTGGTGGTTCGAAGGGCGGCTATTTCGTCTGACCACCAGTAAACGCTTTGTTTGGCCGGCAATTTCCGTACTCGCGGCATCGAAGCATCGCACACCGCTGTCAGTGACTCCCTAAATCGAGCCGCCTTAACCTCAACTCCCGCATCGTTCGGTGGTGGATCGCCCCAAGCCTCAATTATCGCAGCTTCTTCCGCCATGGCAGAGTCGAACTGCGAAATGACCCACCGCGGGAATCTCAGCCTATTCCTAGCCCTTCCAGGTGGTGGTTCCGACTGTTGTGTTTGAGCGGAGACCCTCATCCGAATATACAGATGGTCGGAGAGGGTCTCGACGTCCTCCAGGACGCGCCAACCTATGATTCGTTGTGCAATGGCAGGGGTCGCGAACGTTATGTCCACGATGGACCCCCCCTGCCGTCGAACACATGTGTTGGCGTCGCCCTGGTTCAACACCTCTAGACCCATTGCTGCCGTCCAGTCTCGAAGAGTTGCCCCTCTGGTGTCAGTGTGTGGGGAACCCCATGCCTCGCTCTTAGCATTGAGGTCCCCCAACACTATTGTAGGCGCTGGCGCACTTCTTCTTACAACTCTGCCCAACCCCTCCAGATACGCTTCAAAGTCGGGTAGCGGCCGATTAGGGGAGAAATATACTGCAATGACCACAGTCTTCCCCCATTTGGCCGCTACATAACCCGGGCCGTTCTCGACTTTTGTCAAGGTCGGAAACCCGCCGCCAGTCGGCACCACTAGCGCCACTCTGCCGTCCGTTGCCCCGGTCCAGTTGGGCTGGggaaacctaacctaacctaacctaacctaacctaacctaacctaacctaacctaacctaacctaacctaacctaacctaacctaacctaacctaacctaacctaacctaacctaacctaacctaacctaacctaacctaacctaacctaacctaacctaacctaacctaacctaacctaacctaacctaacctaacctaacctaacctaaccttttttttttttttttttttttttttaacgaagtGGAAACTCGTTACGAGTACCACCGGGCCCGGGGAGACCCGGTTGGTTATGTGGGACTCTCTCCCCCGTCCTCTTCCCCTGCGGGAAGGGGAGGGGGGAGCATACCCACTAAAACCACTCCGACGTTGCCCTCTTGCCGAGGTTGGTAGGCGCCACGGGATCCCGAAGATTCTACCGCGACGCCTCTCGGCGGCCCCGGCTTTTACACCAGGGCTACCCGCGCCAAGGGGGAAGAAGTCGCAACGTTTCGACCCCTTCCCCAGACTCGTAGGACCGTGCAATGCAGGCAGGAGACCCCCATCCCCTGCCCGCTGGTCCTACTGGGGGATTTGACGGGTGGCAAATCGCCTACGCCTCACCCCCCTCCGTCTGCGCCGGAACTGGGGCGCGTCGACTTCGTCTTCACGCTCCCGTTCCGCTTCTTCTTTTTGGGAGATTACTGCCTCACAAAAATTATAGAAGGCCTCCCATGACTCCTCTCTTTCAAGCATTGCGCTTACCACATTTGCGAGCGACAGGTCATTACGTCCCAGTGCTGAGACTAATGCCTGTCGCTCGGGTTCCCACGCTGGGCACACCTCCAGCGTGTGCTGGGCAGTGTCATCGTCATGTGCACACTGATGACATGTTGTGCTGATTTCCCTCCCTATTCGATGCAGGTAATGACCGAAGCATCCATGTCCGGTCATTACCTGCGTCATCCTATAGGAAATTGCCCCAATTTCCCTTTCAACCCACTCATCAAAGGAAGGGAGGAGTGCCACTATGGTCCTCGTTCCATAGCGGCAGTCCTCCAAGCTATCCTTCCACCGGTCTCTTATTCTCTTCTCCGTCATTCGACGGGCATTAGCCAGCTCTCGAGGGGCCAACCTTTCCCCACCTTGCGCTCGCGCCTCTCGTCGGGACCAGTAGGTCTCGGACATGACCTGAGCATCCACATCCCATGGCGGGGTCCCGGCGAGGACGCAAGCTGCCATATGGGCCACTGTAACATATGCCCGTATGAGGCGAATTGCACAGACCCGCTGTGGCCGTCGAAGAAGAGACTTATTTCGCTCCGACAGCCGGTCCGCCCAGATTGGTGCTCCGTAGAGTGCCATGCTGCGGACTACGCCTGCAAAGAGTCTTCGGCAGGCACCTCTTGGTCCACCTACATTGGGCAGTAGTCTGCCCAGTGCTGATGCGGCACCCATCAATCTGGGAATAAGTCGGGTAAAATGTTCCGAGAAATCCCATTTTCTGTCCAGGACAAGGCCAAGATATTTAATATTACCCTTGACCTGGACAGGTTCTCCACCTATAAGAATTACGGTGTCGGCGGGCACACGCCAGCCAGGTCCTCCAAAGACAATTGCTTCCGTTTTGGAGACGGCTACCCCCAACCCGAGCATGCGTATACGGTCAACCACTAGTTCAGCGGCGACCGCGGCTCTGCGTAATGTTTCCGTCTTATCGCTTCCCCGGACAGCCACCATCGTGTCATCGGCATAACAAATGGTGGCCATTCGGGGAAGCTGGATTCCTCTTATAGCCCAATCGAACCCGATGTTCCACAATAGTGGACCCAGCACCGATCCCTGAGGTACCCCACAGGTCATCGGTCTTGCTTTACGTTGCCCGCGGTGCTCGTAGAGCACTACTCTTTCTTCGAGATAGTGCCCCACTATCCTCTGCAAGTAGAGAGGCAGGCCGTGGTACCTTAAGGCCTCCTTTATTACTTCGTAGGGGAGAGTTCCAAAAGCATTCGCTATGTCTAGCGATACTGCGATTACTCCCTCTCCCCTACTGGCCGCATGGTCCGAAAAGTCTTTGAGCGACTTGATTGCGTCAATGGTACCACGGCCGGCCCGAAATCCGTACTGGCAATCAGCCACATTTGGTCCGTCTTCCTCCATGTGCTGGATGATCCGGCGAGCAATGACGCGCTCTAGCATCTTACCGGATACATCCAACAAGACAAGGGGACGATGGCCTGAAGGCGAATCCACTGGTCGACCCTCCTTCCTAAGAAGGCATAGGCGCCCCTCCTTCCACACTTTGGGGAAACGCTCCGTCTCCAGACATTCGGACAGGAGGTCCCTGAAGCGCTCCCCCAAATGTTCGAGTGCTAGAGGGATCACCCTAGCCGGTACACCGTCAGGTCCTGGAGCCTTCTTGTTCGATCTAAGGCGGTCGACCAGGGCCATCATCTCATCGTCTGTTATTCTTGGCACCGGATGCCGATCGTTTGGTTCCTCAGAGGGGGCCAGCATCCTCGGAGGAGCAAAAACCGGTGCCGATGGAAACAAGCCTTCCACTACCCTGTCGAGGAGTTCAGGCTCCAAGGAATCCATGGGGGGGGGCCCGCTTCATCTTGTTTCTGACCATTTTATATGGTCGCCCCCATGGATCTCTATTAAGAGTGCCCACAAATTCTTCAAAAGCGACATCCTTTGCTTTAACAATGGCTGTTTGTAGTGCCTCTTTAGCCTTCTTAAGCGCACTGTGGAGCAACTCCTCTTCTTCTGCGGTGTGCAACCTTCGGCGTCTGCAGTGCGTGTAAGCACGGCGTGCTTTGTTGCTGGCGTTTCGGAGGGCAGCAATTTCTGCCGACCACCAGTACACGCTTTGCCTAGTCGGAAATTTCCGCACACGCGGCATAGCCGCGTCGCACACCGCAGTAAGCGATTCACGAAATCTCATCGCTTTGACTTCTACTCCTGCTGTGTCTGGAGGTGGGTCCCCCCACGCCTCTATGATGGCGGCTTCTTCTGCCATCGCAGGATCAAACTGGGATATAACCCACCGTGGAAATCTTGTTCCCGTATTCCTACCCAGATTTTGAGGCTGAGACGCTAACGGCTGGGCTAAGACCCTCATCCGAATGTAGAGATGATCAGAAAGAGTCTCCACATCCTCAAGGACACGCCAATCGAGGATCCGTGTGGCCAGGGCAGGGGTTGCAAACGTTACGTCTACAATTGAACCCCCCTGTCGACGCACACACGTATTGGCGTTACCCTGATTTAACACCTCGAGTCCTGCCGCCAGCGTCCAGTCCCGAAGAACCTCGCCCTTTGGGTCTGTGTATGGGGAACCCCAAGCTGCACTTTTGGCATTAAGGTCCCCCATAACAATGACTTGTGCCGGGGCGCACCTCCCGGCAACTCTTCCCAGTCCTTCCAGGAATGCCTCAAACTCAAACAGAGGCCGGTTGGGGGGAGAAGTACACCGCTATTATGACAATTCTCTCCCATTTAACCGCTACGTAGCCTGGTCCGTTTTCTACCTGTGTAAGAGTTGGAAAGTCACCCATTACTGGTACGACGACCGCTACACCACCGTCACTTGCTCCGACCCAATTAGTTTGGGGGGGGACAAAATAGGGCTCAGCCACTACCGCTAGGGCCAATTCCCACTCCGCCATGACTTGCATCAGCAGGTCTTGTGCGCGGGCAGAGTGGTTGAGGTTGCCCTGTAGGATGTCTAGATACTGGTGTGCTGGCATCTAGACATCCATATTATTGCCCTCTTGTGTCCCTTGGGAATTCAGCACTAAGATGCTATCTCGGCCTTTTATGGATGGGGGTGCACATGATCGTCCCCCCATTA of the Choristoneura fumiferana chromosome 17, NRCan_CFum_1, whole genome shotgun sequence genome contains:
- the LOC141437173 gene encoding uncharacterized protein, with the protein product MLAPSEEPNDRHPVPRITDDEMMALVDRLRSNKKAPGPDGVPARVIPLALEHLGERFRDLLSECLETERFPKVWKEGRLCLLRKEGRPVDSPSGHRPLVLLDVSGKMLERVIARRIIQHMEEDGPNVADCQYGFRAGRGTIDAIKSLKDFSDHAASRGEGVIAVSLDIANAFGTLPYEVIKEALRYHGLPLYLQRIVGHYLEERVVLYEHRGQLAHMAACVLAGTPPWDVDAQVMSETYWSRREARAQGGERLAPRELANARRMTEKRIRDRWKDSLEDCRYGTRTIVALLPSFDEWVEREIGAISYRMTQVMTGHGCFGHYLHRIGREISTTCHQCAHDDDTAQHTLEVCPAWEPERQALVSALGRNDLSLANVVSAMLEREESWEAFYNFCEAVISQKEEAEREREDEVDAPQFRRRRRGVRRRRFATRQIPQ